The sequence CAGTGATGTTCGCGGGGCGAATTGTCGAACAAGCCGATGTCTTTGAGCTCTTTGATCATCCTAAGCATCCATACACCGAACGTTTACTGGGTCTGATACCGAGCTTAGAGAATCCACCAAAACACAAAATTGATATTAAACCGATTACCGAAGACATGTTCCATTAAGGTAATCCTTTGAGTTACAGACTCTTAAGGTATTTAGATGAGTGAATTACTGAAGATAACGGACTTGAAGCAGTATTTTCGATCTGGCAGTGGCATTTTCCGTCGCGGCTACGTGATGAAAGCGGTGGATGGCGTTTCATTATCGATAAAGTGCGGAGAAACGCTGGGACTTGTCGGGGAGTCAGGATGTGGCAAAAGCACATTGGGCAGAACGATTTTAAAGCTGCTTGAGCCGGGTGATGGAAAAATATTCTTTGAAGGCAACGACATTACTAAGCTGTCGCCAAAGGCTATGCGTCCGCTTCGCAAAAAAATGCAAATTGTGTTTCAAGATCCAATGGAGTCATTGAACCCAAGGCACACTGTTGGGATGATTTTGGAAGAGCCGTTTATCATCCATAAATTAGGAAATCCGATCGAGAGGCAGAAATGGGTAAGAGAACTACTTGAGAAAGTAGGCCTGCCAGAAGACGCCATTGATCGATATCCCCATGAGTTTTCTGGTGGGCAGCGTCAAAGGATTGGAATAGCGCGAGCTATAGCGGTTAAACCTAAGCTGCTTATCTGCGATGAATCCGTATCGGCTCTCGATGTATCGGTGCAGGCGCAAATTCTCAACTTGCTGCTCGATTTACAGCGTGAACTCAATTTGGCCATTATTTTCATTTCCCATGATCTGTCGGTGGTGAGACACGTTTCGGATAATGTTGCGGTGATGAAAGCGGGCAGGGTCGTGGAATATGGCACTAGTGATGAGGTGTATCGCACACCAAAGCATGACTATACGAAGACTTTATTATCCGCTATACCTATTACTCACCCAAAATATCGAAAATCAAGAAGCTAGATAAACTTCATTAATTA is a genomic window of Vibrio sp. CB1-14 containing:
- a CDS encoding ABC transporter ATP-binding protein encodes the protein MSELLKITDLKQYFRSGSGIFRRGYVMKAVDGVSLSIKCGETLGLVGESGCGKSTLGRTILKLLEPGDGKIFFEGNDITKLSPKAMRPLRKKMQIVFQDPMESLNPRHTVGMILEEPFIIHKLGNPIERQKWVRELLEKVGLPEDAIDRYPHEFSGGQRQRIGIARAIAVKPKLLICDESVSALDVSVQAQILNLLLDLQRELNLAIIFISHDLSVVRHVSDNVAVMKAGRVVEYGTSDEVYRTPKHDYTKTLLSAIPITHPKYRKSRS